Part of the Virgibacillus natechei genome is shown below.
CTTAACACCTTTGGCTATATCTTGAACAGCTCTATCAATAATTTTGTAATCAATATTGTTTTGTTCATCAACTAACACTGGAACAATGACAACTATTATATTCGATTGGGCAACAGCTTCTGATGTTGCTGTAGTGGCTGATAATGTTTTATTTTTATGAGCATTTAAGACCAAATGATCTAATCCCGGCTCATTTTTTACATGGGATTCACCTTGATTTATGGAAGTTACAACATCTTTGTTTATGTCCGCACCGAAAACTTTATATCCATTATTCGCGAAAATAGCAGCCAAAGGCAGTCCTATTTTGCCTAGTCCAACAACAGCCACATTTGGTAATGGTGTGCTTTGATCTATCATTATAAATTCAACCTCACTTTTGTGTTTATTAAGACGTATTTAATTATAATTTATGTTGATAAAATTCAAAGTGACTGTACTAATGAACGATACTGTCGAATATAGTTAGAAGTATGTTTTCAAAAAGACACCGAAAACATTTGGGACTGCGCGTAAATGCTCGCTCCAACGAAGTGATTCGCTGCTTATCATTTATCTACTTTATGAACACCTCTACGAGCATATTAAGCATTACCCATGTCTTTGCCTAATCGGTCATATATAGCAAATAGCCTCTTTTCCATGTGTTCCCAACTGAACTGGGTTTCCATTACATCTCGTGCATTTACACTCATTTCATGGATTTTACTTCTGTTGGAATGAAGAAAAAGGAGGGCTTGAAAATAATCCTCGGCAGTGGCTTGTAACCTATTGACAACATATCCGCATTTATAAGTTTGAATAAATCTTTCCATTTCTGTGCATTGATTTACTAAAACAGGAACGCCATTATTTAAATAACTAAAGAACTTATTCGGCATAGCGAAACGGTTATTCAGGGAATGAACAGCGTCTAAATCTACCCATCCTAAATCAACGTCCTTCATGGCTTCGGGAATCAAGTCATAGCTTACCCATCCGGTAAAATAGACTTTATTTTCTAAGTGGGGAGGAATAAAAAGGCTATGATCTTTTTTGGATCCCCCGATAATTTTGACTTTTAGATCAAATTTTTTATCGCATATATCTAATATGTTCATCAACTTATTAAAATTTCCTCTTTTATGATTCATCACACCTTCATAGGCAATAAGAAGTTCTTGTTTATTCAGCTGTATTGATTCATATTCGAAAGCTAATGGAGGAGAATTGTGAATTACTTCTATAGGGAGCTGTGGATCTAAATCTAAATACCATGATTTAATCGATTCCGATACTGTAATGACATAGTCTAATTCTTTTAACATATACGCGAGCATCTGCTGTTTTATATTTTTGGTTCGTTGAGGTTGATGAACCAAGGGATCGGGTTCTAATTCATGGCTATCATAAATTAATTTGCAGTGTTTTCCCTTTGAAGAAAGGGCACGTTTAATTCCAATGCCAGAATAGAGCGAATAAAACTCATGGGCATGATAGAAATCAGCTTTTTGTGCGATACCTAACTGTGTTAGTGGGTCAGAAAAACGAGTGAAATTTCCAGAGCGGAGATTATGATGAAGTTTTTTGATCTCTTTTTCAGGATAGATCTGTTCATACGTAATGATGTTAATTCCCTCATGTATAAATTCTGTCGATCGATAATTATCATAAAAAATAGTACCATCCACATCAAACAGGTATCCGTCTTTTCTAGGTACTATCATTGTTACCCGATAACCTTGTTTTAACAAACTTTTAGCTTCTTTTTTAAAAATGCGCGCATCTAAAAAGGGATGTTCCGATAGTAAAAAACAAATTTTTTTATTCATTATTTTCCTCCTATCTTATTCAGCATCAGCCTTGTTATATAAGGAATTTATAATTTTTTCCACCCTCTAACTCTTTCTATGATATTTGTGTTTATGTGAAATCATGTTCAAAAATGATGAATAGTTCAAAATGATATCTAATATATGAATCATAAATTAGATATCGTTTTTGAGGAAGGGTGAAAGCAAAGAAATGAAAATATTAACAATAGTAGGAGCTAGACCTCAATTTATAAAAACAGGTATGTTGTCTAAAACCTTAAAATTAAATTCAGAAATTGAAGAAGTTATCGTACACACCGGACAACATTATGATGATAATATGTCCACCATTTTTTTTAAGCAATTGAATCTCCAAAATCCCGATTATTATTTAGGAGTAGGATCTGGATCTCATGGAAAGCAAACAGCCAAAATGCTAGAGGAACTGGAGAATGTTATGGTTTCCGTCGATCCAGATATTGTACTAGTTTATGGAGATACAAATTCTACGCTTGCTGGGAGCCTAGCAGCGTCAAAGCTCCATATTCCAATAGCTCATGTTGAGTCTGGGCTGCGAAGCTTTAACAAAAAAATGCCTGAGGAGATTAATCGAATTATTACAGATCACCTATCTGATTGGTTGTTTTGTCCCTCAGATGCTGCAGTTAAAAATTTAAGGAAGGAGGGAATTGATAAAGGGGTATATCAAACGGGAGATATCATGTATGACGCTGTTTCTTATTTTAAACCTTATGCTGTGCAACAATCTTCTATCCTGCAGGACTTATCGCTTGTAGAAAATAGGTATTATTTGGCAACCATTCACCGGGCCGAAAATACAGATGATCCCCAACGTTTAAAATCGATTCTTGAAGCTCTGCAACAATTAGAAATGGAGGTAGTTATTCCGATACATCCCAGAACCAAAAGTAAAATAAAACAATTTAGACTAATGAATAGTATTTCGTATCCTCCAATTAAATTAGTAGAACCTTTAAACTATTTTGATATGTTAACGATTGCTTCCAATGCCAATGTGATCTTAACCGACTCTGGAGGTGTACAGAAGGAGGCTTATATGCTTCAGGTTCCTTGTATTACCATTAGGGATGAAACAGAGTGGGAAGAAACGGTGCAGTCTGGTTGGAATCACCTAGCAGGTTCTGACACGCAGCAAATAGTAGATACTGTAAAGGCACTACAAATCCCTAAGGAATATCCAACGCTTTTTGGAGATGGTAGAACCTCACAGAAAATAGTTGAAATCTTGATGAGGGAGTTTGAAAATAAATAGCTTTAATTATTTAATTTGAATACGTAAAGCTGGATTTTCTCATAGTAAAAGAGGTGAGTAAGAGCTCACCTCTTTTATTTAGGTAAAATGGAAAACAGGGAAAGAAACCTTGGTCTATTTGTATTAGTGTCTTTTATTTTCCTGCCATATCTATAAATTTTTATAAACGTCAATATACTGGTTAACTACTTTTGCAGCATTATGATGCTGTTTGACATAGGCTCTTCCCTTAACGCCTAGATCCTTCCATCGATTAGGGTTATTAATTAAATCTTCTAAGACAGTAAGAATCGTATCCGGGTTTGCGTTCACAACAGGAAACCCCGCTGGATATTTATCTACAAGATCCTCTCTTATATAGCATATAACTGGTTTCCCTAATGCCATTGCTTCTGTACTGAGATAACCGGCTGAACCAATTCTTAACTGGTCAATAACAATATCAGCTTCTGATAACAGTTCCATCGTCTTTTGATGATCCAAACCTTCAATTAATTTAAAATCAAACAAAACTCCGTCATTTTGTAATTGTTCAACGGCTTCTAAAATAAATTCTGTTCCTTTTAAATTACGTTTTGTAGGGGCGTGAACAATGAGAGGCTTCGTCTTTTCTTTGGGATAGTTTGGTTGGAGTTTACTAATATCGATGATGTGGGGAATAACATGAGTTTTCTCATAATACTCCTTAATATAAGTTTCTATTTCATAATCCAGAACAATAGCATGATCAATATACTTAGAGAGATGGGATAAATTTTTTCTGATTTTTTCCTCCGTCCATTCGGGTTTAACACGGACAAAACGATTATGACTTTTCGCAGCAGATAATAGACGTGCCTCAGACCCACGATGATGAACAACCATTTTCTTTCCAGCTCTTTTCAGTATCTCTAAATCACTTTTGTCTGGAAAAAAAGTTCCCCCGAAATGAAAGTGAAAGATATCGTATTCCTTTATTGCCTTATTCAAGTACTTTCTAATTTCATCATCCCGTAAATGTTTTGGTGTTTCTTGTAAATTCAAACAAACGTCGGATTCAAAATTGTAACGATTGGCATAAAAATGACATGCAGTTGCAGTAATGCCCTTCGAACGTAGAGCACGACATAAATTAATCATTGGTAATCCACCTTCAGGAATATGCAATATGCGCAACTGTTCCACCCTTTCTTTAACATGATCCTCGCTCATGCATTCGTTTAATTGGTTTGAAGTTGTTGATAAATAGTAAACAATCGTTCTTCCATCTTTTCCCACGAATATAAATTTTCCATTACCTTACGCCCATTTTTGCTCATTTCTTTTAATTTATTTTTATTATCATGAAGAGAAAGTAAAGCATCTGCGAAATCTTGAGATGTTGCATTCGTTTTGTCAACAACGTAACCACATTGATGTGTACGTATGAAACCTTCCATTTCATGGCATTTATTCACTACGACTGGTATACCATTATTAAGATAACTAAAAAACTTATTTGGCAATGAATATGTGCGATTAAGAGAGTATTCTACATCCTCTAAATCAATCCAGCCAATATCAACATCCTTCAAATACTTTGGAATGGAATGATAATCGACCCATTTAATTAAATTTATATTACTACGAAGATGCTCTGGTGTTAAAACCGAATCTCCATATCGACTTCCTCCAATAATTTTGAATTGGAAGTCTATCTTCTTTGAGCATATTTCAGAGATGCCAAATATTTTTTCTTTACTTCCTTTTTTATCGTCAATGTTTCCTTCGTAACCAATAATTAACCCATTCGAACTATAATCTTTAACTAGATAGTCTTTAGCAAGTGGAGGGGAGTTATAGATCACTTCCACAGGTAATTTTGGTAAGTGAGATAAATACCATGATTTAATCGAATCTGAAACCGTAATGACATAATCAACTTCTTTAAGCATTGTAAGAAGTTTTTGTTTCAATAGCTTTCTTTTTTCCTCGGAATACCGAGGGTGTAGTGGATCAGGTGTTAATTCATGGCTATCGTATATTAACTTTACTTCCTTTCCTTTTACTTTTTTCATTAATCGTTTTATACCAACTCCAGCAAAAAGAGAAAGATATTCATGCGTATGATATATATCTGCATTTTCCTTGATAGCAAGTTGTGTTAAAGGATTAGTAAATCCCTGACTTTCCCAAACAGATTCATCACTTAAGACTTTATTCAACTGTCGTTTGCTACTCTCGGAATTATAAGTGACAAATTTAATTCCCTCATGAGTGAAAACCTTATTTCTGAACTGCTTCTTAAAAGGGCTACCATCAATGTCGAATAAATTTCCATTTTTTCTTGGAACAATCATCGTGACGGAGTACCCCTTTTTTTGTAAGCTTTTTGCTTCCTTCTTAAAAATTCTTGCATCCATAAACGGATGATAAGCAACAACCATGCAAATCTTTTTCGACATAATTATTCTCCCTTTCTTGGCCGTGTATATAGGATAATATATTTATTGTTTGTTTTATTCACTCCTCGCAAGTTCAATGTAGAAATATCATTCTATTTTTTTACAAGGAAGTCATCGTGATAATAGCTGTGAATATCAAAAATTAATTTTCTTTGCCGGAACCCCTGTAGCTGTTATGTTATCTTCCACATTTTTTGTGACAACTGCTCCGGCACCTACTATACTATTCATGCCGACAATAACACCTGGCAGAAGTGAGGCATTATTTCCAATTTTAGCCCCCTTTTTAATATGCGGCCCATTTAGGGAATAAGATTGGGCTCCCATGTATTTATCATTTGACATTGAAACGCAAGGGCCGATAAATACATTCTCCTCTAATGTCGTATCCCCTGTTACGTATGCGAGCGTTTGAATGGTGCAATTTCTTCCTATCGTCGTATTCAATTCAATAATCGCTGCTCTTCCAACTACCGATTCTTCAGCAACTGAAACATTCTCCCTTATACTTGCGTGATCTCCGATAAACACATTTTCTCCAATCAGCGTACCAGAATAGATGGAGACTAAATGCCCTATTTGTGTACCAGATTGGACAACTAGCTGCGTATTACCTTTAGAAATTTTTCGCATCCTTTGGCTGTTGCCTGGCTGGACTCCAAGGACACAATTACAACCAATTGTGACATTATCTTTAATTTGGGTACCTTTTAAAATGATAGTGTTATGCCCTATAACAACATTTTCCCCGATGGTTACATCATCCTCAATAACAATTTGCTTTCCTAGTTGTGTACTTTCAGGAATCTTAGACATGTAAAAAACTCCTTTACTTATGAATTATGGTTTCTATTCTTTTAACCAGCTTCTCTGTCCGTTGTTTAACGGAATGCCTTTGGCGGATAAAGTTATAACCTTGGTCAACAATTTGTTGTCGTTCTTTTTCATTCTCTAGAAAGTAAGCAGCCTGCTTTTTAAAATTGGATTCGTCTATCGGTACAAAATGAATGCCTGGAATAAAACCAAGGTCTTCCAATTCGCAGAAGGTTGGAGCTAAAAGGAGTGTTCTGCAAGCAAGGACTTCAAAATATTTTATGACAGGATAATGTAGAACGGAAGGGCAGGTAAAGAAAAGTTTGGCCCGGTTGATTTCCTTAGCATACGCGTGACCAATAAAATTTTCACTTTCTTCTTTTTCACTAAAGTCCCGGTAGCCAGGGTGGTTGTGATAGACGAAATTATCATCACCTTTATAGAAACTCAATATCTTTTGCCTCAATGGATAGTAGTCATTAACGGCTCCCATCATTAATAAATTGTTGCTCTTTTTTAACTCATAGTCCTTATACAATTCTGTATTAACAAAATGAGGAAACCATTCCATTTTATTTTCGAATTCCGGATACGTCTCTAAGAATTTGTCTCGTACAACCGTGAACACATGAGAAATTTTATTTTTTTTTATGTAGTTTCTTCTGAGATTTGTAAAACGATGAACATCATTCACAAATAGGCCTGTGGGGATATCGGTATGGGCAAGTCCTTTAATCATGGGGGACATTTGGTGATCGATATCATTTAACAGCAAAATAAAGTCTGGTCGAGTGGGGAGCTGCTTCAAAATATAGTTAATATGACCGGGTTTTCTCCATATCGTTAAGTTTACGATGTTTCTAAGTTCCTGCTCTAAATAATAAAAGTTTTTATTTAACTGCCTTGATGTATCTTCCGTTAAAAACAATACATGAATCATGCTTTTACCTCCTTTTTCAAGACGTCTAGTATTTAGTCACGTTAATAGGACAAAAGCCAAATTTGTCTTTTCGGTATGGTAGTCTACCTCATTTCATAGCTGGCGCATAGAATAAATTAGTATTTTATAGAGTGAGGAGATATATTATGAAAGTCGGTGTAATCGGAGTAGGAAATATGGGAGAAAACCATGTGCGAACGTATTTATCCATGCAGGATCAGTGCCAGCTTGTAGGTCTATACGATAATGATGAAAAGAAAAGCAACCAGATTGCGAAAAAATATAACGTAAAACCGTTTCAGTCTATCGATAGTCTGCTTCAATCAGTTGATGCTGTCAGTATTGCTGTACCTACTGAATTTCATTATGATATCGGCTTATCCTGTATACAACACAACGTCCATATGTTGATGGAAAAACCGATTACTACTACAGTCGTGCAGGCTGAAGATCTGATCCAAAAGGCTAACGAAGTAGACATAAAAATTCAAGTAGGACATATTGAACTTTTTAATCCATTAATTCAATTTCTTACAAAAATAGTAGAAAATGAAACAATAATTGGGATTCTTTTTCACAGAATGAGTCCTCCTGGAGAAAGGGTTAAAAATGTTAATGTTGTAAATGATTTAATGATCCATGACCTTTATATTTTAAACCAACTCCTTCCTGGTAACGTAGTGGAATTTTACGCTCTAGGAAATGTGGTAGAAAATATACCAAAACATGCTGCTGCTATTATCAGGTATTCCGAAGGGGTGACAGCCCAGCTTACAGCCAGTTTTAAATCAATGAAAAAAGTCAGGATCATTCAAATTCTCACAGAGGAGGCTTTTCTTGAAGCGGATATTTTAAATAGGGAAATTAAAATAACGCGTTCGATTATAGAGGATACTAGTAAAGTTCCCGTACCTATAACCCAAACAATTCAGATCGACGATTCGATACAACCATTACGTATTCAGTTATTGGATTTCATAAATTGTATTACCTGTGACACAGAACCATTCGTTTCCGGTGAAGATGGGAAAAAGGCACTGATAATTACCAATAAGATTACCGAGTCCATCATCAATCATAAAATATAGTTGCTTTAGTTATTTGTATGTCGGAAAATGAAATTTATTTATTAAAGTCATTTTTTTCATCTAATTTTTATCGCAGTTTAACGGATGGCAAAACCTCCACTGAATAAAGGTTAACTTTATAGTTGGGGGTTTTTAGTTGTTTAGCTTAAATGTCTATAAAATATAAAATACCTTGGCTCATTGAACCAAGGTATTATTAAGCGATTGCTTCTTCTAGCTATACAGTTGTGTTTATGCTGCTACAGGGAAATTCATAAAGTTAATAGCATCTAGGGATATATAGAGTTTAACATTATCCCCATAACCGTTATTTACCTCAATAACTAGAACCAACTCTGGTGTGACAGTTGAGAGGATTCCTTCTATCAAATTATTATCGGTAGCTACTTCAACCAATGAACCAACACGATTGGCTAATTCGGCAGCGAAAGTTTCTTCAAACATCTAAATTCCTCCTCCCTTACAATTCATTGACTAGTTCAATGTTTTCCATACGGACTAGTGTCTGTGCTCCAGTTGCTTCAACCAATGCGATATAATCGTTTCTTACGGCAATCAATGTGCCTGTTACGCCACCAAAAGGGGTCGTAACTTCTACTTGTTCATTTACTAAATTTAACAAAACGTCTCTCATAGTTGTGGGAGAACCAGGTACGTCTGGTACGTCTGGTACGTCTGTTTCCTCTTCCCTTGAACCAAAATCTAAATTTAACCCTCCATCGGCGCTAAATCCTGGTAAATCAATAGAAAAATTTTTACTTAGTCCACTAGTATCATTTGTCATATTTTGGGATAATTGGTTAACCAAATTTAGTAAATTATTCCTTTGGGCGTTTGTTAGATTTGCCAATTTCATACTTCCTTTCATTATATTATTTTCATAGAGACTGGGATAATCAGGTAAGAGCTAACGTTAAAATGTGAGATGAGATATACGAATAGAAAATATATCTCATCTTATTACATTTCCTGAATTCCCTTCTCTTTAAAGAATGTCTAGGCTAACAACAATTGCAACGAGAACCTGGATTAATAATTGGATATTAACGATTACGTCCGTATTCACTGTGCTGATCTCAACATTCTGTGATTGTTCTATAATTGTTTTTTGATGATTTACTTGTCTTGTTCTGGCAATTTGTCTAAGGTCTTGAGTGACCCCCTCGGATTCATCACCACTACCGATGCTAATATTAATGATAGCTTCGATAGCTGCTTGAATACCAACTTGTAAGGAAACAGCTGCTTGTGTATCCGTACTTGTAACATCGACTCCCTCGGAATCCTTGATAATAATCCATTCATTTGATATTTGCTGCTCCGATACGGACTGTCCTCCATCTTGAATGGCAGCCGCATCACTTTGTACATTTCTAACATCATCGCAGTGGTCTAAAGCACGCCATTTTGTAGTATTACTCAAATCTAGTCACCTCTTTCATTTTTATTTACCGCATTTTTAACGGGTAGTGGGGGAGAACCAATCCCCCACGGAATGAAGTTTTCTTTTATAAAACATCAATCATAACTACCAATGCGATTAGTAATTGCAGAAGAGCTTGAACATTGACTGCTAAGTCGGTGTCTGTCGTCGATATATTAATATCTTTGGAGTTATAGATGAAAATTTTCTGCTTATTTACTTGTTCCGCATTAAAATACTCTACGAGCTCTTGTGATACAGCTTCCCCCTGGTTAGAATCAGCAACTGTAAGATTAATAACTAACGTGATAGCCAACTGTAAACCTGCTTGAAGGGAGACTCCAACTTGTGTGTCTGTTGTATCGACTTTGATGTTGCAAGATTCTTTTACCCAAATCATTTCAGCGGACTCTTGCTCCATAAAAGAATATTGATCTGCTTCTTGAACAACTGTTGCGTCTTGGTTACTAGTAAATGTTTCATATTGATTCAATGGTCTACTAGACGGACTGGCATGATCGTGATCATGATGGTGCTGTTTCTTGCACGTTTCGCAGTCTGTACTGCATTTATTGCAGTCTCTTACTTTAAAATCATGACAACATTCCTTCTGTCCTTCATAGTAAAGGGTAAGGTATCTATTGGGATAATTAGTTTTGGATGGTTTATATGACGCCATATTAATGAACACTCCTTTCTTTCGTTATACAATAATCTATGGATTTAACTATTATAAGACTGTACACATTAACTAGAATCGCTACTTTTTCCAAAAATAAAGAAAACACCTATTAGATAGGTGTTTTCTTTAATAGACCTTTATTCACTTGATTGATTCGTATTTTTCTGTTTTTCACTGAATTGTTCAACCTGTGTTTTTAAATCGTCGACCATCTCTTTAAGCATTTGTTTCTGTTCATCTGAGATATTTTTTTTAACTTGTTCAGGTTTAACACCATTCTTTCTAAATATATCATCAACCATTAGTTGCACTACCTTTTCTGGGACTGCCTTCTGTTTAGATGAATCGTCCATATTTATTTCACCTGCCTTCTTCAACTATTTATTTTATATTATGGTGCGTAACATAATTTGATTGTGTTGTTGTCTATGAAAATTACAAGATTTGGGTATTTGATATATTCTCATTTAATAGGAATATTGGTTATAAGCTTTAGAAAATTAGCACCTGGCACTTCAAATAGACCACAAGGTTGTTAAGTGGCAGGGATTCAGGAAGTTAGATCTGAAATTGCATGCAAGTGCGTGTCATTTTTACCGGACTTTTTGAACAACCTCTGCAAACACTTTTTACAAAAGGTAATTGCTTTACGGTAGTGGTTTAGATATAATATTTCCGTGTTAAACGTTTTCGAATAACCTTGAAGAAAAAGGTTAGTTTAGAGATAAGGAGGAAGATTACAACGATGAATAAAGAAGACACATCTAAGAAAAAAATTGAATTTCCTCACGTATTTGTTATTTTATTTTGTATTATTTTGATTGCA
Proteins encoded:
- a CDS encoding glycosyltransferase: MNKKICFLLSEHPFLDARIFKKEAKSLLKQGYRVTMIVPRKDGYLFDVDGTIFYDNYRSTEFIHEGINIITYEQIYPEKEIKKLHHNLRSGNFTRFSDPLTQLGIAQKADFYHAHEFYSLYSGIGIKRALSSKGKHCKLIYDSHELEPDPLVHQPQRTKNIKQQMLAYMLKELDYVITVSESIKSWYLDLDPQLPIEVIHNSPPLAFEYESIQLNKQELLIAYEGVMNHKRGNFNKLMNILDICDKKFDLKVKIIGGSKKDHSLFIPPHLENKVYFTGWVSYDLIPEAMKDVDLGWVDLDAVHSLNNRFAMPNKFFSYLNNGVPVLVNQCTEMERFIQTYKCGYVVNRLQATAEDYFQALLFLHSNRSKIHEMSVNARDVMETQFSWEHMEKRLFAIYDRLGKDMGNA
- the wecB gene encoding non-hydrolyzing UDP-N-acetylglucosamine 2-epimerase, producing the protein MKILTIVGARPQFIKTGMLSKTLKLNSEIEEVIVHTGQHYDDNMSTIFFKQLNLQNPDYYLGVGSGSHGKQTAKMLEELENVMVSVDPDIVLVYGDTNSTLAGSLAASKLHIPIAHVESGLRSFNKKMPEEINRIITDHLSDWLFCPSDAAVKNLRKEGIDKGVYQTGDIMYDAVSYFKPYAVQQSSILQDLSLVENRYYLATIHRAENTDDPQRLKSILEALQQLEMEVVIPIHPRTKSKIKQFRLMNSISYPPIKLVEPLNYFDMLTIASNANVILTDSGGVQKEAYMLQVPCITIRDETEWEETVQSGWNHLAGSDTQQIVDTVKALQIPKEYPTLFGDGRTSQKIVEILMREFENK
- a CDS encoding glycosyltransferase family 4 protein, coding for MGKDGRTIVYYLSTTSNQLNECMSEDHVKERVEQLRILHIPEGGLPMINLCRALRSKGITATACHFYANRYNFESDVCLNLQETPKHLRDDEIRKYLNKAIKEYDIFHFHFGGTFFPDKSDLEILKRAGKKMVVHHRGSEARLLSAAKSHNRFVRVKPEWTEEKIRKNLSHLSKYIDHAIVLDYEIETYIKEYYEKTHVIPHIIDISKLQPNYPKEKTKPLIVHAPTKRNLKGTEFILEAVEQLQNDGVLFDFKLIEGLDHQKTMELLSEADIVIDQLRIGSAGYLSTEAMALGKPVICYIREDLVDKYPAGFPVVNANPDTILTVLEDLINNPNRWKDLGVKGRAYVKQHHNAAKVVNQYIDVYKNL
- a CDS encoding glycosyltransferase; the protein is MSKKICMVVAYHPFMDARIFKKEAKSLQKKGYSVTMIVPRKNGNLFDIDGSPFKKQFRNKVFTHEGIKFVTYNSESSKRQLNKVLSDESVWESQGFTNPLTQLAIKENADIYHTHEYLSLFAGVGIKRLMKKVKGKEVKLIYDSHELTPDPLHPRYSEEKRKLLKQKLLTMLKEVDYVITVSDSIKSWYLSHLPKLPVEVIYNSPPLAKDYLVKDYSSNGLIIGYEGNIDDKKGSKEKIFGISEICSKKIDFQFKIIGGSRYGDSVLTPEHLRSNINLIKWVDYHSIPKYLKDVDIGWIDLEDVEYSLNRTYSLPNKFFSYLNNGIPVVVNKCHEMEGFIRTHQCGYVVDKTNATSQDFADALLSLHDNKNKLKEMSKNGRKVMENLYSWEKMEERLFTIYQQLQTN
- a CDS encoding acyltransferase — encoded protein: MSKIPESTQLGKQIVIEDDVTIGENVVIGHNTIILKGTQIKDNVTIGCNCVLGVQPGNSQRMRKISKGNTQLVVQSGTQIGHLVSIYSGTLIGENVFIGDHASIRENVSVAEESVVGRAAIIELNTTIGRNCTIQTLAYVTGDTTLEENVFIGPCVSMSNDKYMGAQSYSLNGPHIKKGAKIGNNASLLPGVIVGMNSIVGAGAVVTKNVEDNITATGVPAKKINF
- a CDS encoding glycosyltransferase, whose amino-acid sequence is MIHVLFLTEDTSRQLNKNFYYLEQELRNIVNLTIWRKPGHINYILKQLPTRPDFILLLNDIDHQMSPMIKGLAHTDIPTGLFVNDVHRFTNLRRNYIKKNKISHVFTVVRDKFLETYPEFENKMEWFPHFVNTELYKDYELKKSNNLLMMGAVNDYYPLRQKILSFYKGDDNFVYHNHPGYRDFSEKEESENFIGHAYAKEINRAKLFFTCPSVLHYPVIKYFEVLACRTLLLAPTFCELEDLGFIPGIHFVPIDESNFKKQAAYFLENEKERQQIVDQGYNFIRQRHSVKQRTEKLVKRIETIIHK
- a CDS encoding Gfo/Idh/MocA family protein, with the translated sequence MKVGVIGVGNMGENHVRTYLSMQDQCQLVGLYDNDEKKSNQIAKKYNVKPFQSIDSLLQSVDAVSIAVPTEFHYDIGLSCIQHNVHMLMEKPITTTVVQAEDLIQKANEVDIKIQVGHIELFNPLIQFLTKIVENETIIGILFHRMSPPGERVKNVNVVNDLMIHDLYILNQLLPGNVVEFYALGNVVENIPKHAAAIIRYSEGVTAQLTASFKSMKKVRIIQILTEEAFLEADILNREIKITRSIIEDTSKVPVPITQTIQIDDSIQPLRIQLLDFINCITCDTEPFVSGEDGKKALIITNKITESIINHKI
- a CDS encoding DUF2642 domain-containing protein, which gives rise to MANLTNAQRNNLLNLVNQLSQNMTNDTSGLSKNFSIDLPGFSADGGLNLDFGSREEETDVPDVPDVPGSPTTMRDVLLNLVNEQVEVTTPFGGVTGTLIAVRNDYIALVEATGAQTLVRMENIELVNEL
- a CDS encoding spore coat protein, coding for MSNTTKWRALDHCDDVRNVQSDAAAIQDGGQSVSEQQISNEWIIIKDSEGVDVTSTDTQAAVSLQVGIQAAIEAIINISIGSGDESEGVTQDLRQIARTRQVNHQKTIIEQSQNVEISTVNTDVIVNIQLLIQVLVAIVVSLDIL
- a CDS encoding spore coat protein — protein: MASYKPSKTNYPNRYLTLYYEGQKECCHDFKVRDCNKCSTDCETCKKQHHHDHDHASPSSRPLNQYETFTSNQDATVVQEADQYSFMEQESAEMIWVKESCNIKVDTTDTQVGVSLQAGLQLAITLVINLTVADSNQGEAVSQELVEYFNAEQVNKQKIFIYNSKDINISTTDTDLAVNVQALLQLLIALVVMIDVL
- a CDS encoding spore coat protein, encoding MDDSSKQKAVPEKVVQLMVDDIFRKNGVKPEQVKKNISDEQKQMLKEMVDDLKTQVEQFSEKQKNTNQSSE